One segment of Mesoplodon densirostris isolate mMesDen1 chromosome 6, mMesDen1 primary haplotype, whole genome shotgun sequence DNA contains the following:
- the LOC132492082 gene encoding acyl-coenzyme A amino acid N-acyltransferase 2-like, with protein MFQLTATPASALVDEPVHIRVTGLPPLQMVTLVASLKDEKGNLYQSRAFYRASKAGELDLKQDPALGGHYVGVHPMGLFWSLKPEKAFERLIKKDVMNSPFWVTLDLYDSVNLQKPGEIQPRASQVVQRWFSSPEVQRVQVQEGRVRGALFLPPGEGPFPGLIDLFGGIGGLVEYRASLLATRGFAVLALAYFAYEDLPKQLQEVDLEYFEEAANLLLAHPKIQKPGIGVISVSKGAEIGLAMACHLKEVAATVCINGSNAIFEFPLRYRNLVITPVPSLPERMVFNVMGALSLRNYKGNPRDALNQHSVLPVEKAQGPILFIIGEGDECFKSREYAEQALDQLQRHGRSSGKMLLYPGAGHLIEPPYLPLCYASWSRGLFCPMLWGGDPVGHAAAQEHAWGEIQKFFRQHLVQSRSTL; from the exons ATGTTCCAGCTGACAGCCACCCCGGCAAGTGCCCTCGTGGATGAGCCCGTGCACATCCGAGTGACAGGCCTGCCCCCACTGCAGATGGTGACCCTCGTGGCATCTCTGAAGGATGAGAAGGGGAATCTGTACCAGTCCAGAGCCTTCTACAGGGCCAGCAAGGCTGGTGAGCTGGACCTGAAGCAGGATCCTGCCTTGGGGGGCCACTACGTGGGGGTCCACCCTATGGGCCTCTTCTGGTCTCTGAAGCCTGAGAAGGCTTTTGAGAGGCTGATTAAGAAAGATGTGATGAACAGCCCCTTTTGGGTCACTCTGGATCTATATGACTCCGTTAATTTACAAAAGCCAGGGGAGATTCAGCCCAGGGCCAGCCAGGTGGTGCAGCGTTGGTTCTCCAGCCCTGAGGTGCAGCGGGTGCAGGTCCAAGAAGGTCGTGTGCGAGGAGCCCTTTTCCTCCCTCCAG GGGAAGGCCCTTTCCCAGGACTCATTGATTTGTTTGGGGGCATCGGGGGTCTAGTTGAATATCGGGCCAGTCTTCTGGCTACCCGTGGCTTTGCAGTGCTGGCTTTAGCATATTTTGCCTACGAAGACCTGCCCAAGCAGTTGCAGGAGGTGGACCTGGAATATTTTGAGGAAGCTGCCAACTTGCTACTAGCTCATCCCAAG aTCCAAAAGCCAGGAATTGGAGTGATCTCTGTGAGCAAAGGTGCAGAGATCGGGCTGGCCATGGCCTGCCACCTGAAGGAGGTGGCAGCCACTGTCTGCATCAATGGGTCAAATGCCATCTTTGAATTTCCGCTCAGGTACCGGAATCTGGTTATAACACCCGTCCCCTCGCTTCCGGAGCGCATGGTGTTCAACGTCATGGGCGCTTTGAGCCTCCGTAACTACAAGGGGAACCCCCGAGATGCACTGAATCAACACAGTGTGCTTCCTGTTGAAAAGGCCCAGGGTCCGATCCTCTTCATTATAGGGGAGGGTGACGAATGCTTCAAAAGCAGAGAGTACGCTGAGCAAGCCCTGGACCAGCTGCAGAGGCACGGCAGAAGCAGCGGAAAGATGCTGCTCTACCCCGGGGCGGGCCACCTCATAGAGCCGCCCTATTTGCCCCTGTGCTATGCGTCCTGGAGCCGCGGCCTCTTCTGCCCCATGCTCTGGGGTGGGGACCCTGTGGGCCACGCGGCAGCCCAGGAGCACGCCTGGGGAGAGATCCAGAAATTCTTCAGGCAACACCTTGTTCAGAGCAGAAGCACACTCTAA